One Ananas comosus cultivar F153 linkage group 1, ASM154086v1, whole genome shotgun sequence DNA window includes the following coding sequences:
- the LOC109706495 gene encoding uncharacterized protein LOC109706495: MWERRDSATGQNRIPVIDHRTAEMAAAAGGDEEAPPSPNSGRLKLLCSYGGKILPRPLDGQLKYVGGETRVLAVPRSVSFAELKGRIGSMFEAREVAVKYQLAPEELDVLVSVTCDEDLAHMLDEYDRSCPAAATLLPLSSPPSAGNSPTSSSAVRCGAGRGMHRVRSTPNLGGSGSGSGSGPGPAHNFSGPLQYYYYSPYHHYSGPGRNVGGFGGFGGGAQRYDVCRCGCGCGCRVAWGPQQPPTPRGHYALGTGGGGGCACVGHVDDGAHLPPRSGPSAVPTRKMTIWE; the protein is encoded by the exons ATGTGGGAACGACGCGATAGCGCAACAg GCCAGAATCGGATTCCGGTGATCGATCATCGGACGGCGGAGATGGCGGCCGCAGCGGGCGGCGACGAGGAGGCCCCCCCCTCCCCGAATTCCGGCCGGCTGAAGCTGCTTTGCAGCTACGGCGGCAAGATCCTCCCCCGCCCGTTGGACGGCCAGCTAAAGTACGTCGGCGGCGAGACCCGAGTCCTCGCCGTTCCCCGCTCCGTCTCCTTCGCAG AGTTGAAGGGGAGGATCGGGTCGATGTTCGAAGCGCGGGAGGTGGCGGTGAAGTACCAGCTGGCGCCGGAGGAGCTGGACGTGCTCGTGTCGGTCACGTGCGACGAAGACCTCGCGCACATGCTCGACGAGTACGACCGCTCCTGCCCAGCTGCGGCCACGCTgctccccctctcctcccctccctCGGCCGGGAACTCGCCTACGTCGTCCTCCGCCGTCCGATGCGGCGCGGGCCGCGGGATGCATCGGGTGCGGAGCACGCCCAACCTCGgcgggtccgggtccgggtccgggtccggcCCCGGCCCGGCCCACAATTTTAGTGGGCCTTTGCAGTACTACTACTACAGCCCCTACCATCATTATTCGGGGCCGGGGAGGAACGTCGGAGGTTTTGGCGGGTTTGGTGGTGGGGCCCAGCGGTACGACGTGTGCCGctgcgggtgcgggtgcgggtgccGCGTGGCGTGGGGCCCGCAGCAGCCGCCGACGCCGCGCGGGCACTACGCGCTGGGGACGGGTGGTGGTGGGGGCTGCGCGTGCGTCGGACACGTGGACGACGGGGCCCACCTGCCGCCGAGGAGCGGCCCCTCCGCGGTGCCGACGCGGAAGATGACGATCTGGGAGTGA